The following proteins are encoded in a genomic region of Gloeocapsa sp. DLM2.Bin57:
- a CDS encoding IS200/IS605 family transposase yields the protein SRRLRQEFPEIEQSYHKDVFWNGSYFVASCGGVTISTLKTYIQNQDEIK from the coding sequence AGTAGAAGGTTAAGACAAGAATTCCCTGAGATAGAGCAAAGCTACCATAAAGATGTATTTTGGAATGGTTCATATTTTGTGGCTAGTTGTGGTGGTGTTACTATTTCAACCCTTAAAACTTATATACAGAATCAAGATGAAATAAAATAA